One genomic segment of Clostridium estertheticum subsp. estertheticum includes these proteins:
- the rpmH gene encoding 50S ribosomal protein L34, whose protein sequence is MFMTYQPKKRQRKKEHGFRKRMKTASGRNILQKRRQKGRKRLTA, encoded by the coding sequence ATGTTCATGACTTACCAACCGAAAAAAAGACAAAGAAAAAAAGAGCACGGATTCAGAAAGAGAATGAAAACCGCTTCTGGCAGAAATATTCTTCAAAAAAGAAGACAAAAAGGTAGAAAAAGATTGACAGCATAA